From the Thermus brockianus genome, the window AAGACCTCCGCCAGATGTTCATCGCCATGGCAGAGGACGTGCGCATCATCATCGTGAAGCTGGCCGACCGCCTGCACAACCTGCGCACCCTGGAGTTCATGCCCCCGGAAAAGCAGAAGCGCATCGCCCAGGAAACCCTGGAGATCTACGCCCCCCTGGCCCACCGCCTGGGGATGGGGCAGCTGAAGTGGGAGCTGGAGGACCTCTCCTTCCGCTACCTCCACCCCGAGGCCTACCAGGCCCTCCTCTCCCGCATCCAGGAAACCCAGGAGGCCCGGGAGCGCCTGGTCAAAAAGGCCATGGATGCCTTGGAGGAGGCCCTGAGGCGGGACGAGCTCCTCCAGGCCCAGCTTCAGGGCTTTGAGGTCACGGGCCGGCCCAAGCACCTCTACTCCATCTGGAAGAAGATGGAGCGGGAAAACAAAGCCCTGGAGCAAATCTACGATCTCCTGGCGGTGCGGGTCATCCTGGACCCCAAGCCAAGCCCCACGGAGGAAGGGCGGACCTTAAGGGAAAAGCAGGTCTGCTACCACGTCTTGGGCCTGGTCCACGCCCTTTGGCAACCCATCCCGGGCCGGGTCAAGGACTACATCGCCGTGCCCAAGCCCAACGGCTACCAGAGCCTCCATACCACGGTCATCGCCCTGGAAGGCCTTCCCCTGGAGGTGCAGATCCGCACCCGGGAGATGCACCGCATCGCCGAGTACGGCATCGCCGCCCACTGGCTCTACAAGGAGGGCCTCACCGACCCCGAGGAGATCAAGCGCCGGGTTTCCTGGCTCAAGAGCATCCAGGAGTGGCAGCAGGAGTTCAGCAGCTCCCGGGAGTTCGTGGAGGCGGTAACCCGGGACCTTTTGGGAGGCCGGGTCTTCGTCTTCACGCCCAAGGGGCGGATCATCAACCTGCCCAAGGGGGCCACCCCCGTGGACTTCGCCTACCACATCCACACCGAGGTGGGGCACCACATGGTGGGGGCCAAGGTCAACGGGCGCATCGTCCCCCTTTCCTACGAGCTGCAAAACGGGGAGATTGTGGAGATCCTCACCGCCAAAAACGCCCACCCCTCCAAGGGCTGGCTGGAGTTCGCCAAAACCCGGAGCGCCAAAAGCAAGATCCGGCAGTACTTCCGCGCCCAAGAGCGCCAGGAAACCCTGGAGCGGGGCCAAAGCCTCTTGGAGCGCTACCTGAAGCGCAAAGGGCTTCCCAAGCCCACGGATAGCCAGCTGGAGGAGGCGGCCAAACGCCTGGGCCTCCCCCTTCCCCGGAGGAGCTCTACCTGGCCCTGGCCCTAAACCGCCTCACCCCCAAGCAGGTGGCGGAAAAGCTCTATCCCCAGGCCCTCCTCAAGCCGGAAAAGCCCAAGCCTACTCCCAAGAACGAGTGGGGCATCCGCCTGGAGCAGGACCTCCAGGCCCCCATCCGCCTGGCCTCTTGCTGCGAACCCATGAAGGGGGATGCCATCCTGGGCTTCGTCACCCGGGGCCGGGGGGTCACGGTGCACCGGGCGGACTGCCCCAACCTAAGGCGGATCCTCCAGGGCCCGGAGGCGGACCGGGTCATCGGAGCCTACTGGGAAGGGGTGGGGGGGAAGGTGGCTACCCTCGAGGTCCTGGCCCAGGACCGGGCGGGCCTTCTGAGGGACGTGATGCAGGTGGTGGCGGAAGCGGGGAAAAGCGCCCTGGGCTCGGAAACCCGCATCCTGGGCCCCATCGCCCGCATCCGGCTCCGCCTTACCGTGCAGGATGGGGAGCGGGAAACCCTCTTGGAAGCCATCCGGGGCGTGAAGAGCGTGCAGGAGGCAAAGTGGTTGTGAAGAAAATCCATATACCCCCTCTCGTTGACATGCTTCTAGTTGTATCTTACAATCCCAAACCGAGGCTGAGCCTCAAAAGAAGAAAAAACCCCCTTTTCGGATATTCACCTGCGTACTCACCTCACGCCACCGCCCGCAACACCCGGGTGATGGGCAGACCCGCCTGCCCAAGAAGCTGGGCCACCACGCTCCAGGCCATCACCCAAGCTTCCACTTGCAGGGCCACCGCCTTCAGCCCCCGTACCCTCCCCACCGCCCCCACCAGCCCCATCGGCCCCTTCAGCAGACCAAAGACCGTCTCCAGCTCCCACCGCCGCCCCAAAAGCCTCCGGTACGCACCTCTCCCCCGCCGCCGCAGGTTCAAAAGCCGCCCCCTCCCCTTTGGCCTTCCCCGTCTCCGGTTATGCCCCGTCACCAGAAGCATCCCTCGCCTCCTCGTCAACCGAAAGTTGGCTTCCCCCTCGTAGGCCGCGTCCGCCACCACCACGGGGGGCTTCTCCCCAGGAAACCTCTCCACCCCCCAGAGCATCCCCCGCCCCACCGGGGAGTCGTGCCATGAGGCCGGGGTCACCCGTAGGGCCAGCACCTCCCCCGTGTCCAGGTCCACGAGGAGGTGGAGCTTGTACCCATAAACCCAGCCCCCATCCGAGCCCACGCCCCAAGCCGCCTCCCCATCCGACCTCTGGGCGGGGAGAAGGGTGGCGTCCATGGCCAGCACCCGCCTCCCCCGGCCCACCCGCTTCCCTCCCCGCAGGAGGGGCCAGGGTAGCTTCCGGCTCCGCTCGCTGAGGGTGGCAGAGGAGGGAACGCGCTCTAGACCGAGGCGCTTGCGGAGCCTAGGGTTGCGGGCCAGTTCCCGGCGCATGCGTTCGCTGGAGAAGCCCAGGAGGGCGCGGACCAGGTGGAAGAGAAAGAGGCTGAGGTCGGAGAAGGTCCTGGGCCTGCCGGGTTTTCTCTCCCCTTCTGGCAAGCGGGCTTGGAGCCATGCCTGGAGCAGGGGGACCAGTTCCTCCAGGGGCAGGGGTAGGATGGAAGGGGGCGTCTGGTGTTCTTCCACAGCTCACCAAGCGCCCCCTTTTCCTTTGGCTTGTCAAGGGGGTATGCATTGAATATCCGAAAGGGGGGAAGAAAAAAGGGGGAAATGGGCTATGAAAGGGCGCTTCCTAGGTGTAGGAGTTTTGCTGATCCTGCTCCTTGCGGCCTGTGGCGGCCAAGGAGGGGGTACCCGCACAGCCAACGCCACGGTGGGGACGTGGAATTATGGTGGCCAGAACGTAGGTATTGCCCTCGTGCTCTGGACGGTGCTCCCTGAACCTACCCATCCTGACGGATTTGTCATTAATGTTACAGGCCCGAACAACCTTTCCTGGTCTGCTGGCCCAAATCGCTCTTCTGTTGTCGGGCCTGCCTTCTGGTGGTGGAGGAACAGCTCTCTTATACCCTCTTCTGGAGAGTACCGCATCGCAGCTTCCCTACCAGGAAACCCCAATTTCAGCCGCACCCTGCAGGTGGACGCCACTGCCACCCTACCCCAGCCGCAGGGCGTCACACTCCAAGCCACGACCAACACCGCCACCATCAGCTGGCAGGCCGTAAGCGGAGCCCAGTCTTACTATGTGGAGCTATGGCAGCTGGATAACAACAACAACCTTTCCGCACTTAGGTTTTCGTGGTATACCACCGCCACCCAAGTCCAGTTCACCCAAGCGGCCCAGATCACCCTACCCCCGGCAACTACCGGGCCAGGGTCTTCGCCGCCAACGTGGACTTTACAAAGTTCGGTAACCTAGACCAAGCGGCCCAACTAGACCCACAGTTTAAGCTCTCCTCGGCTCTGAGTAGCTCCGCTATCCAGGTGCAGTCCACAGGAACCCTGCGGGTGCTAGAGTTGCCGCATCAGGGTCCTGAACCCGATGCCGGAACGAGCGACTAGCTAAGGCCCAGCTTGGAGGACTAAGGGGCCGCCTTTAGGGGCGGCCCTGAACCCTTAAAGGAACCCCACCCACACCTCCCGCATCCTCGGCCCGTCAAACTCCGCCAGGAAGACCTGCTGCCAGCGCCCCAGGCGGAGCCTGCCCCCCTCAGCGAAAAGGAGGAGGTGGACCCCGGTGAGGAGGCTTTTCAGGTGGGCGTGGGTGTTGCCCTCGGCGTGGCGGTCCTTGGGGTGGAAGCGGGGGGCAAGCTCGTCCAAGCGGGCGAGGAGGTCGCGGGCCACATCGGGGTCCGCCCCCTCCTGGACCAGGAGGCCGCAGGTGGTGTGGGGCACGAAGAGGTAGACGAGGCCCGTGTGCCCCTCCAAGGCCGCCTCCACCAGCCCCGTGATGTTCACCAGGCCCTCCGCAGGCGTGCGCACGCTCAGCTTCCGCATAAGGCCAGGATACCTAGCCGAGGCGGGTCACCCGCAGGAAAAAGCGCTTTTCCACAGGGAAGGTGCGGTCCAGGCTGCCCCACTCCGCCTCAGCCCAGGCCTTGAGCCTGGAGACTACCCGGGCATGCACCGCCTCGGGCACGGCCTGGGTGAAGGAGTAAAGCCGCTCCTCCAGGGCCTCCAAGGCCTCCCGCAGCGTGCGCTCCTCCCGCCAGGCCACCACCTGCCGGGATTTGGGCTTCAGGCCTAGGCGCTTTAGGGCCTCCTCCACCTCGGCAAGGCGCCTTTGGTGCAGGCCCCTCTCCACCCGTACGCCCTCTTCCGCCACCAGGGCCCGCCAGCGCTCCTGGAGGGCGCACTCCGCTTCCGCCTCCACCTGGTCCCAGCCCTCGAGAAGGGCTCCCCCCGGCTTCAGCACCCTTAGGGCCTCCGCCAGGGCCTTGGGCCAGTCGGGGAGGAGGTGCCAAAGGTGGACCACGATGACCCCGTGGACGCTCTCCTCCGGCAGGGGAATGGCCCGGGCGTCCGCCTGAAGGAGCCGCACCTTGCGCATGACCCCCGCCGCCTTCTGGCGGAAGACCTCCAGCATGGCGGGGTTCACGTCCAAAGCGATGTAGGGAAAGCCCCGGGCGATGAGGGGCAGGGCGATGCGCCCCGTGCCCACCCCGAGCTCCAGCAGGACGGGCTCCTCCCCCCGGCCGGAAACGGCGCTGGCCATGGCGGTAGCGATGCGGCCCGCCACCTCGGGCGGGTAGGCCCTGAGCCGGTCGTAGGCGTAGGCCACCCGGGTAAGGGCGCTGGACATGTCCCCCTTTATTGTACGGGGTATACTTCGGCCCATGAAGGGGCTTATCCTGGCCGCTGGGCGGGGCACGAGGCTCCGCCCCCTCACCCACACCCGCCCGAAACCCGTGATCCGGGTGGCTGGCCGGCCCATCATCCACTACGCCGTGGAGAACCTAAGGGAGGCGGGCATAGGGGAGATCGGGGTGGTGGTCTCCCCGGAAACGGAGAAGGACATCCGCGAGGCCCTTGCGGGCTACGGGGTGCGCTACGTGCTCCAAGAGGAGCCCCAAGGCCTGGCCCACGCCGTGGCCGTGGCCCGGGAGTTCCTGGGGGATAGCCCTTTCGTCCTCTACCTGGGGGATAACCTTTTCCAAAAGGGCATCCGCCCCTTTGTGGCGGCCTTCCGGGATGGGGTGAGCGCCGTCATCGCCCTGGTGCGGGTGGAGGACCCGAGGCAGTTCGGCGTGGCGGTGCTAGAGGGAGAGCGCATCGTAAGGCTACTGGAAAAGCCCCAAAACCCGCCCTCGGACCTGGCGGTGGCCGGGGTCTACGTCTTCGCCCCCGAGGTCCTCGAGGTCATCCAGGACCTCAAGCCCTCCGCCCGGGGGGAGTACGAGATCACGGACGCCATCCAGGGCCTCATTGACCGGGGCAGGGAGGTGGTGGGGGTGGAGGTCTCGGGCTGGTGGAAGGACACGGGCCGCCCCAAGGACCTCCTGGACGCCAACCGCCTCCTTTTGGAGGAGCTTTCCCCGAGGGTGGAGGGGGAGGTGGAGGGGAGCGAGCTCACGGGCCGGGTGGTGGTGGAGAAGGGGGCGAGGGTGGTCCGGAGCACCGTCATCGGCCCCGCCTTTATCGGGGAAGGGGCGGTGGTGGAGGAGGCCTACGTGGGGCCCTTCACCTCCTTGGGGCCGGGGGCACGGGTGGTGCGCTCGGAGGTGGAGTACTCCATCCTCGAGGACCACGCCGCCCTAGAGGACGTGGCCCTGCGCCTCCAGGAGAGCATCCTGGGCGTGGGGGCGAGGGTGCAAAGCCGCAACGGGCTTCCCCGGGCCCACCGCCTGATCCTCGGGGACCTCTCCCAGGTGGAACTGGCCTAGATGCCGGCGCTCCTTTCCCTTCTCACGGAGGAGTTCCAAAGCGGCGAGGCCTTGGCCCGGCGCCTCGGGGTGAGCCGGGCCGCCATCTCCAAGGAGGCCAAACGCCTCCGGGAAGAGGGCTTCCCCGTGGAGGTCTCCCGCCAAGGCTACCGCATCCTCCCCGGCACCCCCCTCCCCCACCTCTTCCGCCCCCCAGGGAGGCTGGGGAAGCCCTACCGCTACCTGGGCCGGGTGGGGAGCACCCAGGACGTCCTCCGGGCCTGGGCCGAGGCGGGGGCCCCCGAGGGGGCCCTGGTCCTGGCCGAAGTCCAGGAAAGGGGGAGGGGGCGCCGGGGCCGCGCGTGGGAAAGCCGCCCCGGGGCAAGCCTCACCTTCTCCCTCCTCCTAAGGCCCCACCTCCCCCTCCCCGCCCTGGGGCTCCTCCCCCTCCTGGCGGGCCTCGCCCTCGTTGAGGCGGTGGGGGTGGGAGGGCTTAAGTGGCCCAACGACCTCCTGAGCCCCGATGGCCGCAAGCTGGCCGGGGTGCTCCTCGAGGCCAGGGCGGAGGGGGAGGAGGTGGTCTACGCCCTCTTGGGCGTGGGGGTGAACGTGGCCTGGGCCCCGGAAGGGGCGGCCTTCTTAGAGGAGTTCCTCCCCCTTTCCCGGCGGGAGGTGCTGGAGAGGTTCTTAGCCCGCCTGGAGGCCCTCCTCCCCCTCTTGGAAGACCCAGAGGCCTTCCTCCCCCGCTACGCCCAGGCCTCCTACACCCTGGGCCGCCGGGTGCGGGTGGAAACCCCCAAGGGCCCCGTGGAAGGCGTGGCGGAGGCCGTCCTCCCCGACGGGAGCCTCCTCGTGGGGGGGGTGCGGGTAGGGGCGGGGGAGGTGGCCCTCCTAGGCCTTGAGTGAGCCACGCTTAGATTTTCCTCATTCTTTGTGCTAGGATGAGGGCAGGTATGTTCGCCCGCATCTTCACCAAGGAAGAGGCGGACGCCCTCCTGCCGGAGATCCGCCGGGTCCTGGCCCAGATGCGCAAGGCCCGGACGGAGCTCCAGGAGGTGCAGGGCCGGCTTCCCGAGGCCCGAGGGCTCACGCGCAGGACCCTGGAGGAGGAGGCCCGCTTCCTCCTAGGCTCCTTGGAGGCGGATGCCCGCTACCTGGCCTCCTTAGGGGTCCTCCTCAAGGACCTGGACCGGGGCCTGGTGGACTTCCCTGCCCGGGTAGGGGGGGAGGTGGTCTTCCTCTGCTGGCAAGAAGGGGAGCCGGAGGTGGCCCACTACCATCCCCTCTCCGGGGGCTTCGCCGAGCGACGCCCCTTGGGGAAGGCCTCTAGCCTCCCCCCTCCGGAGGCCCGCCCCGGCGAAAGGCGTCCAGGCGCCTAAGGTCCTCCCGGACCAGGTCGTCCCGCCCCGCCAGGGACTCCAGGTGGTGGCGGAGCTCGTGGAGGAGGGTTTCCCACACCTCCCCTTCCCAGTCAAACCCGGGCCCCGCCACCGCCCGGAAGGAGCCGTGGTAAAGGGCAATGTGCCGCCCGAGGCCCTCAAAGCCTCCCAGGGCGCTTGGGGGGCCTGGGTCCAGGTACTCCC encodes:
- a CDS encoding transposase gives rise to the protein MEEHQTPPSILPLPLEELVPLLQAWLQARLPEGERKPGRPRTFSDLSLFLFHLVRALLGFSSERMRRELARNPRLRKRLGLERVPSSATLSERSRKLPWPLLRGGKRVGRGRRVLAMDATLLPAQRSDGEAAWGVGSDGGWVYGYKLHLLVDLDTGEVLALRVTPASWHDSPVGRGMLWGVERFPGEKPPVVVADAAYEGEANFRLTRRRGMLLVTGHNRRRGRPKGRGRLLNLRRRGRGAYRRLLGRRWELETVFGLLKGPMGLVGAVGRVRGLKAVALQVEAWVMAWSVVAQLLGQAGLPITRVLRAVA
- a CDS encoding secondary thiamine-phosphate synthase enzyme YjbQ produces the protein MRKLSVRTPAEGLVNITGLVEAALEGHTGLVYLFVPHTTCGLLVQEGADPDVARDLLARLDELAPRFHPKDRHAEGNTHAHLKSLLTGVHLLLFAEGGRLRLGRWQQVFLAEFDGPRMREVWVGFL
- a CDS encoding class I SAM-dependent methyltransferase is translated as MSSALTRVAYAYDRLRAYPPEVAGRIATAMASAVSGRGEEPVLLELGVGTGRIALPLIARGFPYIALDVNPAMLEVFRQKAAGVMRKVRLLQADARAIPLPEESVHGVIVVHLWHLLPDWPKALAEALRVLKPGGALLEGWDQVEAEAECALQERWRALVAEEGVRVERGLHQRRLAEVEEALKRLGLKPKSRQVVAWREERTLREALEALEERLYSFTQAVPEAVHARVVSRLKAWAEAEWGSLDRTFPVEKRFFLRVTRLG
- a CDS encoding glucose-1-phosphate thymidylyltransferase translates to MKGLILAAGRGTRLRPLTHTRPKPVIRVAGRPIIHYAVENLREAGIGEIGVVVSPETEKDIREALAGYGVRYVLQEEPQGLAHAVAVAREFLGDSPFVLYLGDNLFQKGIRPFVAAFRDGVSAVIALVRVEDPRQFGVAVLEGERIVRLLEKPQNPPSDLAVAGVYVFAPEVLEVIQDLKPSARGEYEITDAIQGLIDRGREVVGVEVSGWWKDTGRPKDLLDANRLLLEELSPRVEGEVEGSELTGRVVVEKGARVVRSTVIGPAFIGEGAVVEEAYVGPFTSLGPGARVVRSEVEYSILEDHAALEDVALRLQESILGVGARVQSRNGLPRAHRLILGDLSQVELA
- a CDS encoding biotin--[acetyl-CoA-carboxylase] ligase, with amino-acid sequence MPALLSLLTEEFQSGEALARRLGVSRAAISKEAKRLREEGFPVEVSRQGYRILPGTPLPHLFRPPGRLGKPYRYLGRVGSTQDVLRAWAEAGAPEGALVLAEVQERGRGRRGRAWESRPGASLTFSLLLRPHLPLPALGLLPLLAGLALVEAVGVGGLKWPNDLLSPDGRKLAGVLLEARAEGEEVVYALLGVGVNVAWAPEGAAFLEEFLPLSRREVLERFLARLEALLPLLEDPEAFLPRYAQASYTLGRRVRVETPKGPVEGVAEAVLPDGSLLVGGVRVGAGEVALLGLE
- a CDS encoding DUF2203 domain-containing protein — protein: MFARIFTKEEADALLPEIRRVLAQMRKARTELQEVQGRLPEARGLTRRTLEEEARFLLGSLEADARYLASLGVLLKDLDRGLVDFPARVGGEVVFLCWQEGEPEVAHYHPLSGGFAERRPLGKASSLPPPEARPGERRPGA
- a CDS encoding metallopeptidase family protein, translated to MTYEAFVRLVERLWEEIPPEFKRGLQGVHVLPEAKPESGLPGVWRLGEYLDPGPPSALGGFEGLGRHIALYHGSFRAVAGPGFDWEGEVWETLLHELRHHLESLAGRDDLVREDLRRLDAFRRGGPPEGGG